A section of the Acidobacterium capsulatum ATCC 51196 genome encodes:
- a CDS encoding formate--tetrahydrofolate ligase, with product MPDNLLPIDSIARKLNLPEDAYEPLGRHGAKVKLDLLANPAFPRRGKLILVTATSPTTSGEGKTVTSIGLTQGLERIGKKVLITSREPSLGPVFGMKGGAAGGGRSQIEPSQKINLHFHGDLHAITSAHNLLAALIDAHLFHGNDLGLDPERITWPRAMDMNDRALRRIVISAGGKREGANRSTGFVITAASEVMAIMALAQNRDDLRQRLDRIVIGQNKSGEPVTAAALDATGAMMALLADALLPNLVQTTEGTPAFVHCGPFGNIAHGTSSVVSQQMALRLADYVVNEAGFAADLGAEKYIDIVMRSSGIAPSAAVVVTTVQSMRNQGEGDLERGLPNLARHIQNMRNFGLPIVVAINRFPSDTDTDLERLAEFAQQHGAESAYSEAFTRGGEGAVALAEKVVAALEKHPNVTVTPAYALEDSLEEKVRKVAAQIYGADGVEFSEAAQAKLKQFTAWGYADLPVCIAKTQYSFSDNPKLLGAPTGWTLHITDAALSAGAGFVVMIAGNMMLMPGLPKVSRAAEIDVNAEGVITGI from the coding sequence ATGCCTGACAATCTGCTGCCCATTGACTCTATCGCCCGCAAACTCAACCTGCCGGAAGACGCCTACGAACCGTTGGGCCGCCACGGCGCCAAGGTAAAGCTGGACCTGCTCGCCAATCCGGCTTTTCCGCGCCGGGGCAAGCTGATTCTGGTCACGGCAACCAGCCCAACAACCTCAGGCGAAGGCAAAACCGTTACTTCCATCGGCCTGACGCAGGGCCTGGAGCGCATTGGCAAAAAAGTGCTCATTACCTCGCGCGAGCCATCGCTCGGACCGGTCTTTGGCATGAAGGGCGGCGCGGCCGGGGGCGGGCGCTCGCAGATTGAGCCAAGCCAGAAGATCAACCTGCATTTTCATGGCGACCTGCACGCCATTACCTCGGCACACAATCTGCTGGCCGCGCTGATCGACGCCCATCTGTTTCACGGCAACGATCTCGGGCTTGATCCGGAGCGCATCACCTGGCCCCGCGCCATGGACATGAATGACCGCGCGTTGCGCCGCATTGTGATCAGCGCCGGCGGCAAGCGCGAGGGTGCCAACCGCTCGACGGGATTTGTCATCACCGCCGCGTCAGAAGTCATGGCTATCATGGCGCTGGCGCAGAATCGCGACGACCTGCGACAGCGGCTCGACCGCATCGTGATTGGCCAGAACAAGAGCGGCGAACCCGTCACCGCCGCAGCGCTCGACGCTACCGGCGCCATGATGGCGCTGCTCGCCGACGCGCTGCTGCCCAATCTTGTCCAGACCACCGAGGGCACGCCCGCCTTTGTGCATTGCGGCCCTTTTGGCAACATTGCGCACGGCACCAGCAGCGTGGTTTCGCAACAGATGGCGCTGCGCCTTGCTGATTACGTCGTGAATGAGGCGGGCTTTGCCGCCGACCTGGGCGCGGAAAAATACATTGACATCGTGATGCGCAGCTCGGGCATTGCTCCCTCCGCCGCTGTGGTCGTCACGACCGTGCAGAGCATGCGCAACCAGGGTGAGGGCGATCTCGAACGCGGCCTGCCAAACCTCGCGCGTCATATTCAAAACATGCGCAACTTTGGCCTTCCGATTGTGGTGGCGATCAACCGCTTCCCCAGCGATACAGACACAGATCTTGAACGGCTTGCAGAATTTGCACAGCAGCATGGCGCGGAAAGCGCATACTCCGAGGCCTTCACGCGCGGCGGCGAAGGAGCAGTGGCTCTGGCGGAAAAAGTTGTCGCCGCCCTCGAGAAGCACCCAAATGTAACTGTCACGCCTGCTTATGCGCTGGAGGACTCACTCGAAGAGAAGGTTCGCAAAGTGGCTGCGCAGATTTATGGCGCTGACGGCGTGGAGTTCAGCGAAGCGGCACAGGCAAAGTTAAAGCAGTTTACCGCGTGGGGCTACGCCGATCTGCCTGTTTGCATCGCCAAGACGCAGTATTCCTTCTCCGATAATCCCAAGCTGCTCGGCGCACCCACTGGCTGGACGCTGCACATCACCGATGCGGCGCTCTCGGCGGGCGCGGGCTTCGTCGTGATGATTGCCGGCAACATGATGCTGATGCCGGGGCTGCCGAAGGTCTCACGCGCGGCCGAGATCGACGTGAATGCCGAGGGCGTTATTACCGGAATATAG
- a CDS encoding efflux RND transporter permease subunit, with protein MQQRETRDQHSNSDSSFWMSRFSKSIFFFTVALAAAGIFLAFHIPIAVYPQTNFPRVVIGVDNGVTPIQQMEVTVTRPIEEAVNWVPGLATVDSVTSRGSAEIDLYFNWNVNMFQTLQYVNSAISRIRQTLPSTAVITTQKMTFASFPILGYSLTSKTVSQARLWELATYTLKPPINRLPGIARVQVQGGNVPEYQVIPNMAKLEAAQVTIQDIVNAIQAANLVESPGLYTQNHMLILSLIGDQAHNLQDLENISVRSTASGVPVLLGDVATVRMGNEPKYTIVTSNGQPAVLMNITRQPNGNTVSVTNEANAEMAKLRKQLPPGVEVHTFLDESHMVRESVKSVRDAILLGLVLAALIMVIFLRDWSASLVAGLVIPVTICVTFILLWAVGESFNLMTLGGLAAAVGLVIDDAIVVVENIALHREHGESRVDAVRLAIHELTRPLLGSTLTPIVVFLPLVAVTGITGSFFRALALTMSVALLASLSLALTFTPALSLSLLGVKKKQHEEHEEKPKGFMAPVLHFHERALRGILRKPAWLGVACLVLLAGIYFSYKSLGSDLLPRMDEGAFTLDYVMPPGSSLQETNRVLLDVTRILHNIPEVTVTSRRTGLQMGPAAVTEANTGDFSVVLTDHRHRDIWQIMQEARQRIHATQPGLDIDFSQKMQDVIGDLTNAPQPIEVKLFSTNQALLDQLAPEVADAISKVPGVVDVQNGIDNTVSGPGTSFQVNPTVAARLGFTPQQVAEDATSVLDGIPSTEPVVSGGRPYTVRVRLDAAHRESLQAMEDTVFVSPTGKLATLGSLASIVQLPPQDEILRENLQQMVIVSSQLGNTNLGAAIKGIKDAVNKLNLPNNVRVVYGGEYQQQQQSFKQLLMVLVMALVLIFGVLLVEFQNFFAPIAILISSVLSAFGVMMALFLTHTSFNVASFIGLIMVVGIVAKNGILLLDADEKFRAAGMSAHEAMLQAAQRRLRPILMTALAAMTGMLPLAFALGAGSQMLQPLAIAVIGGLIVSMALSLLVTPAAYYLMTRGH; from the coding sequence ATGCAGCAGCGGGAGACCCGGGATCAACACTCGAACAGCGATTCCAGCTTCTGGATGTCGCGCTTCTCGAAGAGCATTTTCTTCTTTACCGTCGCGCTGGCGGCGGCAGGAATTTTTCTTGCCTTCCACATCCCGATTGCGGTGTATCCGCAGACCAACTTCCCGCGCGTGGTCATCGGTGTAGACAACGGCGTTACGCCCATCCAGCAGATGGAAGTGACCGTGACGCGCCCGATTGAAGAGGCCGTGAACTGGGTGCCCGGCCTGGCCACGGTGGACTCGGTCACGAGCCGCGGTTCAGCCGAGATTGACCTCTACTTCAACTGGAACGTCAACATGTTCCAGACGCTGCAGTATGTGAACTCAGCCATTTCGCGCATTCGCCAGACGCTGCCATCCACTGCGGTCATCACGACGCAGAAGATGACCTTTGCCTCGTTCCCGATTCTGGGCTACAGCCTTACGTCAAAGACTGTTTCGCAGGCGAGACTGTGGGAACTGGCGACTTACACGCTGAAACCGCCCATCAACCGCCTGCCCGGTATTGCCCGCGTGCAGGTGCAGGGCGGCAATGTGCCGGAGTATCAGGTCATTCCGAACATGGCCAAGCTTGAAGCCGCGCAGGTCACCATTCAGGACATTGTGAATGCCATTCAGGCGGCGAATCTCGTGGAGTCGCCCGGTCTTTATACGCAGAATCACATGCTGATTCTGAGCCTCATCGGCGACCAGGCGCACAATCTGCAGGATCTTGAAAACATTTCAGTGCGCAGCACCGCGAGTGGCGTGCCCGTGCTGCTCGGCGACGTGGCGACCGTGAGGATGGGCAATGAGCCCAAGTACACCATTGTGACCTCAAACGGCCAGCCTGCCGTGCTGATGAACATCACACGCCAGCCCAACGGCAACACTGTCTCCGTCACCAATGAGGCGAATGCGGAGATGGCCAAGCTGCGCAAGCAGTTGCCGCCCGGTGTGGAAGTGCATACTTTCCTCGACGAATCGCACATGGTGCGCGAGAGCGTGAAGAGCGTGCGCGACGCGATCTTGCTGGGGCTGGTGCTGGCCGCGCTCATCATGGTGATCTTTCTGCGCGACTGGTCGGCCTCGCTGGTGGCCGGGCTGGTGATTCCCGTTACCATCTGCGTGACGTTCATTCTGCTGTGGGCTGTGGGCGAGAGCTTTAACTTAATGACGCTCGGCGGACTGGCCGCGGCTGTGGGGCTGGTGATCGACGACGCGATCGTCGTCGTCGAGAACATCGCCCTTCATCGTGAGCACGGCGAGTCTCGTGTGGATGCCGTGCGGCTGGCGATTCATGAGCTGACCAGGCCGCTGCTTGGTTCCACGCTTACGCCGATCGTGGTTTTTCTGCCGCTGGTTGCGGTCACGGGCATTACCGGTTCGTTCTTCCGCGCGCTTGCGCTCACCATGAGCGTGGCGCTGCTGGCATCGTTGAGCCTGGCGCTGACCTTTACGCCCGCCTTGAGCCTGTCACTGCTGGGCGTGAAGAAAAAGCAGCACGAAGAGCATGAGGAAAAGCCGAAGGGCTTCATGGCTCCGGTACTGCACTTTCATGAGCGCGCGCTACGCGGCATTCTGCGCAAACCGGCATGGCTGGGCGTCGCCTGCCTCGTGCTGCTGGCAGGTATCTATTTCAGTTACAAATCGCTCGGCTCTGACTTGTTGCCGCGCATGGACGAGGGAGCCTTCACCCTGGATTATGTAATGCCGCCGGGCAGCTCTCTTCAGGAGACCAACCGTGTGCTGCTCGATGTCACGCGCATTCTGCACAACATACCCGAGGTGACGGTGACCTCACGCCGCACGGGCCTGCAGATGGGGCCTGCGGCGGTGACTGAAGCCAATACCGGCGACTTCTCCGTAGTGCTGACCGATCATCGTCATCGCGACATCTGGCAGATCATGCAGGAGGCGCGGCAGCGCATTCACGCGACGCAGCCTGGGCTGGACATTGATTTCTCCCAGAAGATGCAGGACGTCATCGGCGACCTCACCAATGCGCCTCAGCCTATCGAAGTGAAGTTGTTCTCTACCAATCAGGCGCTACTCGATCAACTTGCACCCGAGGTGGCCGATGCAATTTCGAAGGTGCCCGGCGTGGTGGATGTCCAGAACGGCATCGACAACACGGTGAGCGGCCCGGGCACCAGCTTTCAGGTCAATCCAACGGTGGCGGCGCGCCTGGGCTTCACGCCGCAGCAGGTTGCCGAAGACGCAACCTCGGTGCTCGACGGCATTCCCTCAACCGAGCCGGTGGTCTCGGGCGGGCGGCCTTACACCGTGCGCGTGCGCCTCGATGCAGCGCATCGTGAGAGCCTGCAGGCCATGGAAGACACGGTATTCGTGAGTCCCACCGGCAAGCTGGCAACGCTCGGCTCGCTGGCGTCCATTGTGCAGTTGCCGCCGCAGGATGAAATTCTGCGCGAAAATCTGCAACAGATGGTGATTGTGAGTTCGCAGCTCGGCAACACCAATCTTGGCGCGGCGATCAAGGGTATCAAGGATGCGGTCAACAAGCTGAATCTGCCGAACAATGTGCGCGTGGTATACGGCGGCGAATATCAGCAGCAGCAGCAATCCTTCAAGCAGTTGCTGATGGTGCTGGTGATGGCGCTGGTGCTGATCTTTGGCGTGCTGCTGGTCGAGTTTCAGAACTTCTTCGCGCCCATCGCCATTCTTATTTCGTCGGTGCTGTCGGCCTTCGGCGTGATGATGGCGCTCTTCCTGACGCACACCAGCTTCAACGTGGCTTCGTTCATCGGTCTGATTATGGTGGTCGGCATCGTGGCCAAGAATGGCATTCTGCTGCTCGATGCGGATGAGAAATTCCGCGCCGCGGGCATGAGTGCTCATGAGGCCATGCTGCAGGCTGCGCAGCGCCGCTTGCGGCCCATTTTGATGACGGCGCTCGCGGCCATGACGGGCATGCTGCCGCTGGCTTTTGCGCTCGGAGCAGGCTCACAGATGCTGCAGCCGCTGGCCATTGCCGTGATCGGGGGACTGATCGTCTCCATGGCGCTGTCGCTGCTGGTGACGCCGGCGGCGTATTACCTGATGACGCGGGGCCATTGA
- a CDS encoding efflux RND transporter periplasmic adaptor subunit — protein sequence MNLNRLHARSSYVPRTLALLAGLAAFQMVAGCSKAAPAPAAVVSVQAATASLQPLTEHITADAVMAPISQAAIAPKITAPVKHFYVQRGAHVHRGELLATLDNADLQAAVQDNQGVLLAQQAAYDSTVKATVPQTYEQARLNVAQTKANLELNQNIVKSRKKLYAQGAIPGRELDTSEAALVQAQTAYDAALKVFNGMQQVSREAALKQAKGQLESAQGRYAAAEAQLSYSEIRSPIDGVVTDRPLYAGETATAGSALLTVMDTSVLIAKLHIPQPQAQALSVGNSATVQVPGMLHPVSGKVTIISPALDPGSTTVEVWVEIKNPDGDLRPGTAVTVTMAARHVQNALVVPSDAIVLTSTGKKSLMVIGANNTAHQVVVKTGIKDDGKTQILSGISAGQQVVTTGAYGMDDGTKVKVVPGSSADSSAGGQS from the coding sequence ATGAATCTCAATCGTCTCCACGCTCGCTCGTCTTATGTGCCGCGCACTCTTGCGCTGCTCGCCGGTCTTGCTGCTTTTCAGATGGTGGCAGGATGCTCCAAGGCCGCGCCTGCTCCGGCGGCGGTGGTGAGTGTGCAGGCCGCCACGGCCTCTCTGCAGCCGCTTACCGAGCACATCACTGCCGATGCCGTGATGGCTCCCATTTCGCAGGCGGCGATTGCACCCAAAATTACCGCGCCGGTCAAGCACTTCTATGTGCAGCGCGGGGCGCATGTGCATCGCGGCGAGCTATTGGCCACGCTGGACAACGCGGATCTGCAGGCCGCCGTGCAGGACAACCAGGGCGTGTTGCTGGCGCAGCAGGCCGCCTATGACAGCACGGTAAAGGCGACCGTGCCGCAAACGTATGAGCAGGCACGGCTGAATGTAGCCCAGACCAAGGCCAACCTGGAACTGAACCAGAATATTGTGAAGAGCCGCAAGAAGCTCTACGCGCAGGGAGCGATTCCGGGCCGCGAACTCGACACCTCAGAGGCAGCGCTGGTGCAGGCGCAGACCGCGTACGATGCGGCGCTGAAGGTCTTTAACGGGATGCAGCAGGTGAGCCGCGAGGCCGCTCTGAAGCAGGCCAAAGGCCAACTGGAGTCTGCCCAGGGCCGTTATGCCGCCGCCGAGGCGCAGCTTTCGTACTCGGAGATTCGCAGCCCGATTGACGGTGTCGTGACAGACCGCCCGCTGTACGCGGGGGAAACGGCGACCGCGGGCTCGGCGCTGCTCACGGTCATGGACACCTCCGTATTGATTGCGAAGCTGCATATTCCGCAGCCGCAGGCACAGGCGCTCTCAGTGGGCAACAGCGCAACGGTGCAGGTGCCGGGTATGCTGCACCCGGTCAGCGGCAAAGTCACGATCATCAGTCCGGCCCTCGACCCCGGCAGCACTACGGTTGAGGTGTGGGTAGAGATCAAGAACCCCGATGGAGACCTGCGCCCCGGCACGGCCGTGACCGTGACCATGGCCGCCCGCCATGTGCAGAATGCGCTGGTAGTGCCTTCAGACGCGATTGTGCTCACCAGCACGGGCAAGAAGTCCTTGATGGTGATTGGCGCCAACAATACCGCACATCAGGTGGTGGTGAAGACCGGCATCAAGGATGACGGCAAGACGCAGATTCTCAGCGGCATCTCAGCGGGCCAGCAGGTGGTCACGACGGGCGCCTATGGCATGGACGATGGCACGAAGGTGAAAGTAGTGCCCGGCAGCAGTGCTGACAGCAGCGCGGGGGGCCAGAGCTGA
- a CDS encoding TolC family protein gives MAITSRYLLCAAALALVTASPLGAQQALPQAPSVRASLQMPATAPATGSSGKGSGPRMMALTLDQAIEAALRSDPIYATSIATSGTARLNHQLARNALLPSASFHGQYLYTQPNGQFNQGGQSGQQAAPRFIANNAIREYAAQLMANETISFTGFANLRQTQALAAKAGADLESARRDLILRVVQEYFGLLDAENKAQVARQTRDEAQNFLSLTQKLKAGREVAEADVVKAQLDLQQKQRAYSDAQLLAEQARLNLGTLLFADPRTPYKLAVAPAPLLAPRSQVEADAAKNNPDLRSAVESMKAARAAVIAARAEYLPSLTFNYTYGVDAPQLAVNGPGGVQNLGYSASGGINLPLWDWFSTHDRVQEAKLQRRAAQVTLTATQRTLIAQLQEYYHDAQVAEQQMTSLTSSVKLAQESLRLTRLRYSAGEATALEVVNAEDTLSTVKAAQADGQLRYRVALANLQTLTGVL, from the coding sequence ATGGCGATCACCTCTCGATATTTGTTATGCGCGGCGGCCCTGGCGCTGGTCACGGCTTCTCCGCTGGGAGCGCAGCAGGCGTTGCCGCAGGCGCCGTCTGTGCGGGCGTCTCTGCAGATGCCTGCCACGGCCCCGGCGACCGGTTCCTCAGGAAAGGGAAGCGGCCCGCGGATGATGGCGCTGACGCTCGATCAGGCTATTGAAGCAGCACTGCGGAGCGACCCGATCTACGCAACGAGTATCGCGACATCCGGTACGGCCCGCCTGAATCATCAACTGGCGCGGAATGCGCTGCTGCCGAGCGCCTCCTTTCATGGGCAATATCTCTATACGCAGCCAAACGGCCAATTTAATCAGGGCGGCCAGTCTGGCCAGCAGGCCGCGCCACGTTTTATTGCGAATAATGCGATTCGCGAATACGCCGCACAGCTCATGGCAAACGAGACAATCAGCTTCACAGGCTTTGCCAATCTGCGCCAGACCCAGGCACTTGCAGCCAAAGCGGGGGCCGATCTGGAGTCCGCACGGCGCGACCTTATTCTGCGTGTAGTGCAGGAGTACTTTGGTCTGCTCGATGCCGAAAACAAGGCTCAGGTGGCTCGCCAGACTCGCGACGAGGCGCAGAATTTTCTCAGCCTGACGCAAAAGCTCAAAGCCGGACGCGAAGTGGCCGAGGCCGATGTGGTGAAGGCACAGCTTGATCTGCAGCAGAAGCAGCGAGCCTATAGCGATGCTCAATTGCTGGCGGAGCAGGCGCGGCTTAATCTTGGCACGCTTCTTTTCGCCGATCCTCGCACGCCATACAAGCTGGCGGTGGCTCCTGCGCCTTTGCTGGCTCCTCGTTCTCAGGTCGAAGCGGATGCCGCAAAGAACAATCCAGACTTGCGCAGTGCCGTGGAGTCGATGAAGGCCGCTCGCGCGGCTGTGATAGCGGCACGTGCGGAGTATCTGCCGAGCCTCACCTTCAATTACACCTATGGTGTCGATGCTCCGCAGCTTGCGGTGAATGGTCCAGGTGGCGTGCAGAACCTGGGCTACTCCGCTTCGGGCGGCATTAATTTGCCTCTATGGGACTGGTTCAGCACGCATGACCGCGTGCAGGAAGCCAAGCTGCAGCGCCGCGCCGCACAGGTGACGCTCACCGCCACGCAGCGCACGCTGATCGCGCAACTGCAGGAGTACTATCACGACGCCCAGGTGGCTGAGCAGCAAATGACTTCGCTGACCAGCAGCGTAAAGCTGGCCCAGGAGAGCCTGCGGCTGACTCGTCTGCGATACAGCGCCGGCGAAGCTACAGCCTTAGAAGTTGTGAATGCGGAAGATACCCTTTCTACTGTCAAGGCCGCGCAGGCTGACGGCCAGTTGCGCTATCGCGTGGCGCTGGCTAACCTGCAGACCCTGACCGGAGTGCTTTGA
- a CDS encoding glutaminyl-peptide cyclotransferase yields MVPLRRIGLSLCCLLLISFASACAEDSYKVVRTYPHDPNGFVQGLLFSHGQLYESDGLYGQSSLRRDDLTTGRVLQQYNLPSQYFAEGLAAWGNELIQLTWKAHIGFVYDRTTFRLLRTFHYDYEGWGLTQDGKSLIESDGSAYLRFLNPNTFAVERKLQVTDHGRPVTQLNELEYINGKVYANVWMTDKIAIISPQNGHVLEWINLAGLLPDVERRGPNAVLNGIAYNPATHQLFVTGKLWPKIFQIVVVPGKK; encoded by the coding sequence ATGGTTCCGCTGCGCCGCATTGGCCTCTCTCTCTGCTGTCTTCTGCTGATTTCCTTCGCCTCCGCCTGCGCTGAAGACAGCTACAAGGTCGTTCGCACCTACCCGCATGACCCCAACGGGTTTGTGCAGGGTCTGCTCTTTTCTCACGGCCAGTTATATGAGAGTGATGGCCTCTACGGGCAATCTTCGCTGCGGCGCGACGACCTCACCACCGGCCGGGTGCTGCAGCAGTACAACCTGCCCAGCCAGTACTTCGCCGAGGGGCTCGCGGCCTGGGGCAACGAGCTGATTCAGCTCACCTGGAAGGCGCACATCGGCTTCGTGTATGACCGCACCACCTTTCGCCTGCTGCGCACCTTTCACTACGACTATGAGGGCTGGGGCCTCACGCAGGATGGCAAGAGCCTGATCGAGAGCGACGGCAGCGCCTATCTGCGCTTTCTTAACCCCAACACCTTTGCCGTGGAGCGCAAGCTGCAGGTTACCGATCACGGCCGGCCGGTCACCCAGCTCAATGAACTCGAATACATCAACGGCAAGGTGTACGCCAACGTCTGGATGACCGACAAAATCGCCATCATCTCGCCCCAGAACGGCCACGTTCTGGAGTGGATCAACCTGGCCGGCCTGCTGCCAGATGTCGAACGCCGCGGACCGAATGCTGTGCTCAACGGCATTGCCTACAATCCGGCGACACACCAGCTCTTTGTGACCGGCAAGCTCTGGCCAAAAATCTTCCAGATCGTTGTGGTTCCGGGTAAAAAGTAA
- a CDS encoding sensor domain-containing diguanylate cyclase → MLCLLCMLLLHRLSRKLLLPLPEVATRSVLYLFLLFFAMQRILALLPLPMPLLLREAAGALLVCLLATVAFSRMDDLQPDIAQARWEHERFLAAAESSLDDFYIFDGVPDEKGEIVDFRFSYINPNALRRLHATREELEGKILTEMRPFMVASGLIERYREVVRTGKPFLCEVYLDDERIQATWLHVQVVKLGNGIAITSRDVTQHKQLIEHVSHLAHYDHLTGLANRALMRDRLQQAMHMASRHEEQVAVFMLDIDGFKEINDSLGHADGDALLVIVAERLRGAVRESDTVARFGGDEFVLIMPGFKNGADALHCGQQIVRNLSRPVYIRGNAVEITISLGMCIYPDDATDVDLLLQNADAAMYSVKRTGRNGFRTFGNNLDPVDCDRT, encoded by the coding sequence ATGCTTTGCCTGCTCTGCATGCTGCTGCTGCACCGTCTGAGCCGCAAGCTGCTGCTACCGCTGCCCGAGGTGGCCACGCGTTCGGTGCTGTACTTGTTTCTGCTCTTCTTTGCCATGCAGCGAATTCTGGCGCTGCTGCCGCTTCCCATGCCGTTGCTACTGCGTGAGGCAGCGGGAGCGCTTCTTGTATGCCTTCTGGCTACGGTCGCCTTTTCGCGCATGGACGATCTGCAGCCGGACATTGCTCAGGCGCGCTGGGAGCATGAGCGTTTTCTGGCCGCGGCAGAGAGCAGCCTGGACGATTTTTATATTTTCGATGGCGTACCCGATGAGAAGGGGGAGATCGTCGATTTCCGATTCTCCTACATCAACCCCAATGCGCTGCGTCGCCTGCATGCCACCCGCGAGGAACTCGAGGGCAAAATCCTCACCGAAATGAGGCCATTCATGGTCGCCTCAGGGTTGATTGAGCGCTACCGGGAAGTTGTGCGCACGGGCAAGCCCTTCCTGTGCGAGGTCTATCTCGATGACGAACGCATCCAGGCCACATGGCTGCATGTGCAGGTGGTCAAGCTGGGCAATGGCATAGCCATCACCAGCCGCGACGTCACCCAGCACAAGCAACTCATCGAGCACGTCAGCCACCTGGCGCATTATGATCACCTCACCGGTCTGGCCAATCGCGCGCTGATGCGCGACCGCCTGCAGCAGGCCATGCACATGGCCTCACGGCATGAGGAACAGGTCGCCGTCTTCATGCTCGACATCGACGGCTTCAAGGAGATCAACGATTCGCTCGGCCATGCCGACGGAGATGCACTTCTGGTCATCGTGGCAGAACGATTGCGAGGAGCTGTTCGGGAATCGGACACCGTTGCCCGCTTCGGCGGCGATGAATTCGTCCTGATCATGCCGGGATTCAAAAACGGCGCGGATGCCCTGCATTGCGGCCAGCAGATTGTTCGCAATCTGAGCCGCCCGGTCTACATTCGTGGCAACGCGGTGGAAATTACCATCAGCCTCGGCATGTGCATCTATCCTGATGATGCCACCGATGTCGATCTACTGCTGCAGAACGCCGACGCGGCAATGTATTCCGTAAAAAGGACGGGCCGCAACGGATTCCGCACCTTTGGCAACAACCTGGATCCGGTTGATTGCGACCGGACATAG
- a CDS encoding antibiotic biosynthesis monooxygenase family protein, with protein sequence MIARHWRGWTTPENADAYESLLLTHILPGIEKIEGHCGGYLLRKDEPSEVEFIVLNLFDSLDAVKRFAGPDYSVALFEPEALALLSRVETAASHYEVRRAGSSDPDGK encoded by the coding sequence ATGATTGCACGCCACTGGCGCGGCTGGACCACGCCCGAAAACGCCGATGCCTATGAGAGCCTGCTGCTGACACACATTCTGCCCGGGATAGAGAAGATTGAGGGCCACTGCGGCGGCTATCTGCTGCGCAAGGATGAGCCCTCAGAGGTCGAGTTCATCGTGCTCAATCTGTTTGATTCCCTCGATGCGGTCAAGCGCTTTGCCGGCCCTGATTATTCCGTTGCGCTTTTTGAGCCGGAAGCCCTTGCTCTATTAAGCCGCGTGGAAACCGCCGCAAGCCACTACGAGGTGCGAAGGGCCGGGAGTTCTGATCCTGACGGCAAGTAA